The following proteins are co-located in the Paludibaculum fermentans genome:
- a CDS encoding M1 family metallopeptidase, whose product MSFYVAARTNWFPSHGYGFTNFDITFRVPKELRVVATGDIGEEKEEGEFRIVRRRTSTPVRLAGFNVGAYENAGVTRGGFEVQVYANRTVETALQARPNTIVLPPALARTMGGHTARVSEVVTNQPGPTPNPQARLRELATEIASSLEWMSSQFGPPPLKMLTASPIPGNFGQGFPGLLYLSTISFLSEKERPASLQSERQHTFYSEILHAHETAHQWWGNLVTAATYHDEWLMEAFANYSALLILERKKGPKALETTLDEYKAEMRMLSGTGKSAIPVESTGPITWGMRMRTDAPLDPWRIIVYNKGSWILHMLRRRMGDTNFLAMMGAIRKRYSYQPFNTDQFRLIAAEFSPKGIPDSTLDNFFDNWVYSTGVPTLEVSSSVKGKAPQIQLSVTVRQTGVTDEFGVDLPVEVRIPGQAQPIVKWIRTGPDPTTFTMKLKAAPTKVELAPGAGVLAFRK is encoded by the coding sequence ATGTCCTTTTATGTCGCTGCCCGCACCAACTGGTTCCCCTCCCACGGGTACGGCTTTACGAATTTCGACATCACCTTCCGCGTGCCGAAGGAACTGCGGGTGGTGGCGACAGGTGACATCGGCGAAGAGAAGGAAGAGGGGGAATTTCGCATCGTGCGGCGCCGCACCAGCACGCCGGTCCGCCTGGCCGGCTTCAACGTAGGCGCCTATGAGAATGCGGGCGTCACCCGTGGCGGCTTCGAAGTCCAGGTCTACGCCAATCGCACGGTGGAAACCGCGCTGCAGGCGCGGCCCAACACCATTGTGCTTCCCCCTGCTTTGGCACGCACCATGGGCGGACACACCGCGCGTGTCTCTGAGGTGGTAACGAACCAGCCCGGGCCAACACCCAACCCACAGGCCCGCCTGCGTGAGCTAGCCACCGAGATCGCATCGTCACTGGAATGGATGTCATCGCAATTCGGACCGCCGCCGCTGAAGATGCTCACAGCCTCCCCCATTCCCGGCAACTTCGGACAAGGCTTCCCGGGCCTGCTGTACCTCTCCACCATCTCCTTCCTGAGCGAAAAGGAGCGCCCGGCGAGTCTGCAAAGCGAGAGGCAGCACACGTTCTACTCCGAAATCCTGCACGCCCACGAGACCGCCCATCAATGGTGGGGCAATCTCGTCACCGCCGCCACTTATCACGATGAGTGGCTGATGGAGGCTTTCGCGAACTACTCCGCCCTGCTGATCCTGGAGCGCAAGAAAGGCCCCAAGGCGCTGGAAACGACGTTGGACGAGTACAAAGCCGAAATGCGGATGCTATCGGGCACAGGCAAATCGGCCATCCCGGTGGAATCGACCGGCCCCATTACCTGGGGCATGCGCATGCGCACCGATGCGCCGCTGGATCCCTGGCGGATCATCGTCTACAACAAAGGCTCCTGGATTCTCCACATGCTGCGCCGCCGCATGGGCGACACGAACTTCCTCGCAATGATGGGCGCCATTCGCAAGCGCTACTCATACCAGCCGTTCAATACCGATCAGTTCAGGCTCATCGCAGCCGAGTTCTCGCCCAAAGGCATACCCGACTCCACACTCGACAACTTCTTCGACAACTGGGTCTATTCCACCGGAGTGCCCACTCTCGAGGTCTCCAGCAGCGTGAAAGGCAAAGCACCCCAGATCCAGCTCTCCGTCACTGTCAGGCAAACCGGAGTCACCGATGAGTTTGGCGTCGATTTACCCGTCGAAGTCCGGATCCCCGGCCAGGCGCAGCCCATTGTGAAGTGGATCCGCACCGGGCCGGACCCCACCACGTTCACCATGAAGTTGAAGGCCGCGCCGACAAAGGTGGAGCTTGCACCCGGAGCCGGAGTCCTCGCCTTCCGCAAGTAG